Below is a window of Actinomycetes bacterium DNA.
GGCGGCCGCCGTCGTGTCGGCGCTGCGCCCAGGGGCCCAGGTCATGACCACCGCCGGCCTGTACGGGACGGTCCGCTCGGTCGACGACGACACCGTGGAACTGGAGATCGCTCCCGGCGTCGTCGTCCGACTCATCAAGCAGGCCGTCGGCAAGGTCGTGACGGCCCCGGTGGGCGACGGTGACGTGCAAGGCCCCGACGACGACCGGCCTGAGGCACCAGCGGGCTCCTGACGGCTGTCGGGCTCGTCATCAGGGATACTTCTCCGACGGCGGCCGACGGCCCCCGACCGACCAGCGTGCCTGGACGTAGGTTCCAGGCGCCGACCGAACGAGAGGCTCACACGTGGCTGCGCCCCCAGTGCCGCGCCCCGGACGTGCGCTCGCCGTCATCGCCCTTGCGGTGGTGGCCCTGTACGCCTGGATCTTCATCAGCGGGACGACGAAGCCCCGGCTCGG
It encodes the following:
- the yajC gene encoding preprotein translocase subunit YajC; this translates as MKLESLLPLLLLVVLFYLLVLRPAQRRQRAAAAVVSALRPGAQVMTTAGLYGTVRSVDDDTVELEIAPGVVVRLIKQAVGKVVTAPVGDGDVQGPDDDRPEAPAGS